A portion of the Caenorhabditis elegans chromosome III genome contains these proteins:
- the rom-2 gene encoding Inactive rhomboid-related protein 2 (Confirmed by transcript evidence), with protein MDDKWRESAPVNDIEASSWIRIFRAFDTDHDGLIQCEEMQKTIRDSTYSFGFDHYELQKMSLYLEMREGKPVDFADFCYLMSKCKGYRLREYLFRAALTVTPKNQRIHVFSELQRYKCVPPPIFLIFLSIVQLAFYLYYVVDSSEGVWLSGPIPTMSPLIVSQYHLPELWRLFTYCLINVGIFHIIFNILIQLAIGVPLELVHRWRIYILYFMGVLFGSILSLALDPTVFLCGGAAGSFSLIASHITTIATNFKEMENATCRLPILIVFAALDYVLAVYQRFFAPRIDKVSMYGHLGGLVAGILFTFILFRGSKPSRFYTVSFWVSLVLSGFFIAICITLIAAPSMLH; from the exons ATGGATGATAAATGGAGAGAATCTGCTCCTGTTAATGATATTGAAGCTTCTTCTTGGATCAGGATTTTTAGAGCT TTCGACACCGATCACGATGGTCTTATTCAATGCGAAGAAATGCAAAAGACAATTCGTGATAGTACATATTCATTTGGATTTGATCATTACGAACTCCAAAAGATGTCCTTGTACTTGGAGATGCGTGAAGGAAAACCTGTCGATTTTGCTGATTTCTGTTATTTG ATGAGCAAATGCAAAGGATATCGTCTACGGGAATATCTCTTCAGAGCGGCTCTGACAGTAACCCCAAAGAATCAAAGAATTCACGTATTCAGTGAACTTCAACGCTATAAATGTGTTCCACCAcctatttttctaatatttctcTCTATCGTTCAACTCGCTTTCTATCTCTATTACGTTGTCGATTCATCTGAAGGTGTTTGGCTTTCTGGTCCAATTCCTACGATGTCTCCACTTATTGTTTCTCAATATCATTTACCAGAGCTTTGGAGACTTTTCACTTATTGTCTAATCAATGTTGG aatttttcaCATCATTTTCAACATTCTCATTCAGTTGGCAATTGGAGTTCCATTAGAGTTGGTTCATCGATGgagaatttatattttgtattttatggGTGTACTTTTTG GTTCAATTCTATCCCTGGCTCTTGATCCAACTGTATTCCTTTGTGGAGGAGCAGCGGGCTCGTTTTCTCTCATTGCATCACACATTACAACAATTgcaacaaattttaaagagaTGGAGAATGCAACATGTCGATTGCCAATTCTTATTGTTTTTGCGGCACTTGACTACGTTTTGGCAGTTTATCAACGATTCTTTGCTCCCAGAATTGATAAA gtgTCAATGTATGGTCATCTTGGAGGCCTTGTCGCCGGAATTCTGTTCACATTCATTTTATTCCGTGGATCCAAACCATCACGATTTTATACTGTTTCTTTTTGGGTGTCCCTTGTACTTTCTGGATTCTTTATCGCCATTTGTATTACTCTTATTGCTGCACCCAGTATGCTTCattaa